In one window of Arctopsyche grandis isolate Sample6627 chromosome 6, ASM5162203v2, whole genome shotgun sequence DNA:
- the LOC143912674 gene encoding kelch-like protein 25, which translates to MIKVQAIPGFSNKQIDHLYHAMIEEKFTDVNFAVGNRIFYAHMVVLSACSDIFFSQTNDQLNTIFSDFDYPVIEAILKYCYTGKISIQEKYYENFMKLADILQIKNIAPRYTIINETNCLEALRLSNDPKLKEMAMTLTINNFKTLYGTLDYLKLPASVLTEVLKSDKLDVSSEDVFDSVKLWVNFDNVSRRNKIVNLLSFTKFPMYSTEFVLSEFVDFCSLYPECIAILKQALQTISANCQRLIQDNDPKEDGKIVIVGGVFDLIDASIIDVYSPMFNMISLSKAYEFNRLYYASVVFDNCIMIISGDPPTDERTPSVDYIDLKDGQKHSLKPLNYIRYHSSAVALSNDSSTDVYAIGGSDDENVLSSVERWNSKTKNWDTSVAPLLQPVCYHCASVIGKKIYITGGKFIVNIESISTNKVQVYMKESNSWYFAAPMIQGRDNHASVESKGKLYVAGGYFIENKSILDSVECYDPDANLWTAYCKLPVPVFGPSVCFFRNKLMCIGGHDGKTQLANVWECDDVGKNWKALRSLNRNRYNVKAFVIPHDSII; encoded by the exons TAATTTCGCAGTTGGCAATCGGAT TTTCTATGCACACATGGTAGTCCTCTCGGCCTGCAGTGATATCTTCTTTAGCCAAACCAACGACCAATTGAATACCATATTTTCTGATTTCGATTACCCAGTCATCGAGGCAATATTAAAGTATTGCTACACGGGAAAAATAA GTATCCAAGAAAAGTATTACGAAAATTTCATGAAACTAGCTGacatattacaaattaaaaatatagctcCTAGATACAcaataataaatgaaacaaaTTGTTTGGAAGCTTTGCGACTTTCAAATGACCCGAAATTGAAAGAAATGGCTATGACTTTAACTATCAATAACTTTAAGACT TTGTACGGAACTTTAGACTACCTTAAACTGCCAGCCTCTGTTTTGACTGAGGTcttgaaatcggataaattagaCGTCTCGTCTGAAGATGTGTTTGATTCTGTGAAATTATGGGTGAATTTTGATAATGTAAGCCGTAGGAATAAAATAGTAAACCTGTTGAGTTTTACAAAGTTTCCAATGTATTCGACTGAG TTTGTCCTCTCAGAATTTGTGGACTTCTGTTCTTTGTACCCAGAGTGTATTGCGATTCTTAAACAAGCGTTACAAACAATTTCAGCAAATTGCCAAAGATTAATCCAAGATAACGATCCCAAGGAAGATGGCAAAATAGTAATAGTTGGAGGAGTTTTTGATCTTATC gaTGCAAGTATCATTGATGTATACAGTCCAATGTTTAATATGATATCATTAAGTAAGGCGTATGAATTCAATAGATTGTATTATGCGTCAGTTGTTTTCGACAACTGCATCATGATTATCAGCGGAGACCCACCTACCGATGAAAGAACCCCTTCC GTGGATTATATTGATTTGAAAGACGGTCAAAAACATTCATTGAAACCATTAAATTACATACGTTACCACTCCTCAGCAGTAGCCCTTAGTAACGATTCATCCACTGATGTATACGCCATCGGTGGCTCTGACGATGAAAACGTTTTATCATCAGTAGAAAG GTGGAACAGTAAAACAAAGAACTGGGACACGAGCGTCGCTCCATTGTTGCAACCTGTGTGTTATCATTGTGCTTCTGTCATCGGCAAAAAAATCTACATTACAGGTGGAAAATTTATAGTAAATATAGAAagtatatctacaaataaagtGCAGGTGTACATGAAAGAATCCAATTCTTGGTATTTTGCCGCTCCAATGATCCAGGGAAGAGACAATCACGCG agCGTTGAAAGCAAAGGAAAATTATATGTCGCTGGCggatatttcattgaaaataagtCCATCTTGGACAGTGTGGAATGTTACGACCCCGATGCGAATCTTTGGACAGCTTATTGTAAGCTGCCAGTCCCTGTTTTCGGACCCAGCGTTTGTTTTTTCCGAAACAAGCTAATGTGCATAG GTGGACATGATGGAAAAACTCAATTGGCCAATGTTTGGGAATGCGATGACGTAGGCAAAAATTGGAAAGCTTTACGAAGCCTCAACAGAAATCGATATAATGTGAAAGCATTTGTTATACCGCATGATTCCATCATTTGA